The Chlorocebus sabaeus isolate Y175 chromosome 16, mChlSab1.0.hap1, whole genome shotgun sequence genome window below encodes:
- the DLX4 gene encoding homeobox protein DLX-4: protein MTSLPCPLPGRDASKAVFPDLAPVPSVAAAYPLGLSPTTAASPNLSYSRPYGHLLSYPYTEPANPGDSYLPCQQPAALSQPLCGPAEHPQEREADSEKPRPSPEPSERRPQAPAKKLRKPRTIYSSLQLQHLNQRFQHTQYLALPERAQLAAQLGLTQTQVKIWFQNKRSKYKKLLKQNSGGQEGDFPGRTFSVSPCSPPLPSLWDLPKAGTLPTGGYGNSFGAWYQHHCSDVLASPQMM from the exons ATGACCTCTTTGCCCTGCCCCCTCCCCGGCCGGGACGCCTCCAAAGCTGTCTTCCCAGATCTCGCCCCCGTCCCGTCGGTAGCGGCTGCCTACCCGCTTGGCCTGTCCCCTACAACCGCAGCCTCCCCCAATTTGTCCTACTCCAGGCCGTATGGCCACCTCCTGTCCTACCCCTACACCGAGCCAGCGAACCCCGGAGACTCCTACCTGCCCTGCCAGCAACCCGCGGCACTCTCTCAGCCCCTCTGCGGCCCCGCAGAGCACCCTCAGGAACGCGAGGCAG ACTCAGAGAAGCCGCGGCCGTCCCCGGAACCCTCGGAGCGGCGCCCTCAGGCTCCAGCCAAAAAGCTCCGCAAACCGAGGACCATCTACTCCAGCCTGCAGCTGCAGCACCTAAACCAGCGTTTCCAGCACACGCAGTACCTGGCGCTGCCCGAGAGGGCCCAGCTGGCAGCGCAGCTCGGCCTCACCCAGACCCAG GTAAAGATCTGGTTTCAGAACAAACGCTCCAAGTATAAGAAGCTCCTGAAGCAGAACTCTGGGGGGCAGGAAGGGGACTTCCCTGGGAGGACCTTCTCTGTatctccctgctccccacccctcccctccctctgggaTCTACCCAAGGCAGGGACTCTGCCCACCGGTGGCTATGGCAACAGCTTTGGAGCCTGGTATCAGCATCACTGCTCAGATGTCCTGGCTTCGCCTCAGATGATGTGA